From the Candidatus Cloacimonas sp. genome, the window CCTGGTCAACCACAACAAACAAACTATCAAGCTTGTATAGAATAAAGTGGAAACTTGATAACTCGGTTGTCAGGGGAACGACGAGGACGTCGTTCTTCCAGTAGGGTTGACCTCCTGGTCAACCACAACAAACAAACTATCAAGCTTGTATAGAATAAAGTGGGAACTTGATAACTCGGTTGTCAGGGGAACGACGAGGACGTCGTTCTTCCAGTAGGGTTGACCTCCTGGTCAACCCATAACAAAAACTTCTATCCTGTAAATCCTAAAATCCCAGTTCTATAAATCCTAAAATCCCAGTTCTATAAATCCTAAAATCCCAGTTCTGTAAATCCTAAAATCCCAGTTCTGTAAATCCTAAAATCCCAGTTCTGTAAATCCTAAAATCCCTGTTCTATAAATCCTAAAATCCCAGTTCTAAAAAGCTCTTCAGTCCTTGTTCCGAACATTTAAGTCCGGTCAGCTATTTTCAGGTCTATAATGGCTTTAGTAGGGCAGACAGTTGCACAAGTTCCGCAATCGGTACATTTGCTATAATCGATTCTGGCTATATTATTTTCAACGGTAATTGCCTGAGCGGGACATTTTTTGGCGCAAAGCCCACAGCCAATGCAGGGTTTATCGGCTCCACAATTCTGTTTGGGCAGCGGATTTTTATCTTTGGAACTGCAAGTAATGAACACATTTTTACTTTCTAAAATCAGCGTTATCAATTTACGCGGGCAAGCAGTTACGCAAGCTCCGCAACCGGTACATTTTGCTCTATCAATAATTCGCAAACCATTTTCATCCACGCTGATCGCATCAAATTTACAGGCAGCTACACAATCATTGAAACCAACGCAGCCCCAGGAGCAAAGATTTGGTCCATCGGCAATATTCACGGCAGAAAGGCAGCTTTCAATACCTTGATAGTCATATTTCCATTTAGTATTGTTTTTGCCACCGGAACTGCAATGGATATAGGCAATTTTTCGTTCTTGGGCGCTTGCCTCTTTGCCCATAATTTTAGCTATTTTGCCTACGACGGCGGCTCCTCCGGGGGCGCATAAATTCAATTCTTTATTGTCAGTTACGATAGCTGTGGCATATCCTGCGCAACCTGGTTGACCGCAAGCGCCACAATTGGCTCCCGGCAAGACCTCTAAAATTTTTTCTATGCGTTCATCAGTGGTAACGGGAAAGACCTTGGAGGCAAAAGCAAGAACGAGCCCAAAAATCAAACCCAAAGAGCCCATAATTGCAACGGGCAACAATATGGCCGAAAATCCGGTAGCGGCTAAGGGGATTACAATTAGTAAATTCATTTCTTCACCTTTCCTTTAAATCTTCATTCCCATAAAACCGTAAAAAGCCAAAGCCATTGTGCCGGCAAGAATTAAACCACTGGGCATACCGCGCATACTTTTGGGCATTTCTACCATTTCCAGTCGTTCTCTAATTCCGGCCATTGCCAAAAGGACAAAGGTGAAACCCACTCCGGAAAGAAAACCGTTTAACACAGCCCAGATAAAATTGTAACGCGAGCCATCTGCCAGAGGAGTTATATTAAGAATAGCAACGCCCAAAACGGCACAGTTGGTTGTTATCAAAGGAAGATAGACCCCCAAAGATTTATACAAAGCAGGAGAATTCTTCTTAATGAACATTTCCACGAACTGCACCAACGCCGCAATTGTCAATATAAAAGCCAAGGTCTGCAGATATTCCAATTGAAAGGGAACCAGCAGATATTGATAAATCAAATAGCAGAAGGCAGAAGCCAGGGTCATTACAAATATAACAGCCATTCCCATTCCAAAAGCGGAATCCATTTTTTTGGAAACACCCAAATAAGGGCAAAGACCCAAGAAACGGGAAAGCACAAAGTTCTGGATTAAAATGGCAGAAATTGCCATTGTGAAAAGTTGTCCAAGAAAGCCCATTATTGTTTCTCCTTCAGCATATTCATCAAAGCCATCAAAAATCCGAGCGTAATGAAAGCCCCGGGTGCCAACAATGTAATTAACATTGGATCGTAGGAATTAGGCATAACTTTCATATTCAGCCAAGTTCCATTACCTAAAATTTCTCGGATAGTTGCCACAACTGATAAGGAAAGAGTAAAACCCAGCCCCATTCCAATGCCATCGGCGATGGAATTGATTACATTATTCTTATTGGCAAATGCCTCAGCTCTGCCCATTATTATACAATTAACCACAATCAAGGGAATGAACAATCCCAAGGACTTATGCAGGGCGGGCAAATATGCAGCCATACTCATATCCACAATGGAAACGAAAGCAGCTATCACAATCACATAAACAGGAATACGAATTTTGTCGGGAGTAATATTTTTTATCAAAGAGATAAAAATATTGGAACAAATCAATACAAAAGTAGCTGCCAAACCCATTCCAATGGCATTATTCACAGAGGTGGAAGTTGCCAAAGTAGGACACATACCCAAGACAATCACAAAGGTAGGATTTTCTTTTATGATGCCTTTAGTCAATTCTTTAATGAAGCTCATTTATTCACCTCTTCCTTTGCATGTATTTCATTAGATGTTTCGCTTTTTGCCTGAACTAAGGTCTTCAGCAATTGGAGGGATTCTTTCACGGAATTAGTGACTGCCCGGGTTGTTATTGTAGCGCCAGTTATGGCTTTAATACAATTGGGAGGCACACCCCCATCTTTATCCACAATTAGTTGTTCACTGGTTTTACCTTTAAACTGCTCCGAGAATTTGGGTTGAGTGGAATTTGTTCCCAAGCCGGGTGTTTCTGTTTGTTGAATCACTTTGATGGCAATGATGCGAAAATCATTATCTACGGCAACCATAGTTTTTACGGCACCGTTATAACCATTTTTTTCCGTGGTAAAAACATAGCCATTTACTTCATTAGTTTTACTGTCTTTGGCGATAAAGTAACTAAATTCACCGTTAATTTCCTCAAAATTGGAATCCGGAATCAGTTCTTTGCGGGTTTGTTCCGCTTCTTTTAATTGGATGGAATCAATTTGGGGTTTGGTAATGGTATTTACATAAGCCAAAAGAGCAGTTGCCACTATACAAAAGCCAAGCAAGATTAAACCAAGCTGTAAATATATTTTCATTTCTTCACCTTCCCGAATGCTTTAGGCATAGTGAGTTTATCAATTAAGGGGGTCATTACATTCATAAACAGGATGCTGTAACAAACGCCTTCCGGATAACCACCATACAAACGAATTACTACAGTCAATATTCCGCAGCCGATGGCAAAAATTATTCTGCCGCTTTTGGTTATGGGAGAGGTTGTATAATCGGTCGCCATAAAAAAAGCGCCTAACATTAAGCCACCAGAAAAGATATGGAAAAAAGGCAGCAGAGGACTGAATCCCGCGCCTTGAAGCGGAGCCAGAAAGAAAGACAACACAAAAACCGTTCCGAGATAATATAAAGGGATACGCCATTCAATAATGTTTTTATACAAGAGATAAGCAGCGCCCAAAAGCAAAGCAAAAGCGCTAACTTCACCAATGCAACCACCTATATTTCCCCAGAATAAGTTCTTCAAAGCGGAAAAATCAGTTAAATTGGCAAAAATCCGATTTGCTAAATCAGCGCCTTCTGCAGCATTAGCACCCAAAGAATGAACAAAACTACTGTCCCTTAATGTCTGAGCCACTTTTAAAGGAGTGGCGCCAGTTACTAAATCATAAGCTTTGGGAGATAAACTTTGCAGATTCATCGTAATGGCATTAGGATCGGAAATTCCGCTTAAAATCCCACTTTTGGGCTTAGCCCATCCGGCAGTCATAATTGTAGGCCAGGAAGCCATCAAAAATGCCCGTCCCAAAAGAGCTGGATTTACAGGATTATTACCTAAACCGCCAAAGACCTGTTTGCCAACCGCAATGGCAAAAACTGATCCCAAAATAGGAATCCACCAAGGGGCTCCGGCATTTATATTATAGGCAAGTAGCATACCTGTTAAAAAAGCGCTGCCATCAGAAATCGTAATGGGAACTTTCCTCAATTTTTGAATCAACGCTTCCGTCGCCATAGCTGAAACGGCACCCAAGAGAGTTAAAAGCAGAGATTTTACACCCCAATAATAAATAGCGAAAATTAAAGCGGGAGTTAAAGCCAGCACTACATTCCACATCACATTTTTAGTAGTGGTTTTATCGTGATAGTGAGGAGCCGGCGAAACAATCAATTTATCATTCATTTGTTTACCTACTTTTTGGTTTCGGCATAGCGGATTTTGCCTGTATCAATATATTGAACCAAACGAATTTGAGCAGGGCACACATAAGCACAAGCACCGCATTTTATACAATCATTCAATCCGGATTTCACAGCCAAATCCAGATTATTATATTTTACGGCTGAAACAATCATACAGGGAAGTAAATTCATTGGGCAAACATCCACACAGCGAGCGCAGCGTAAACAATTACCTTCTTCATTCAGTTTTGCCTCTTGCGTATTTAACAAAACCAAGCCACCGCTACCTTTGGCAACTGTTCCATTCAAAGAGGGAAGGGCAAAACCCATCATCGGACCACCGCTGATAACTTTCCCCACTTCTTCTTTGGTTCCGCCACAAAAATCCACCAGTTCCGCAAACGGAGTTCCGATTCTTGCCAGCAAGTTTTGGGGATTTACTACGGGAGAACCGGTTACAGTTATCACTCTTTGAATTAACGGTTTTTGAAAACGAATGGCTTCGTAGATGGCAAAAGCGGTTGCCACATTTTGAACTACAATTCCTACCGCCATTGGCAATCCGCCGGCAGGAACTTTTCTTTGGGTGGCGGCATAAATCAATTGTTTTTCAGCGCCTTGAGGATAGCGAAGCTTTAAAGGAACCACTTTCAGGGCAGATTCATTTTTAGTGAGCTCCTGCATTTTGGCTATGGCATCAGGTTTATTGGCTTCAATTCCGATTATTCCTTGTTTTGCGCCTAATATTTTCATAATTAATCTTAAGCCGCTTATTATTTCCGAGCCCTTTTCCAGCATTAAACGATGGTCACTGGTAAGATAGGGTTCGCATTCCACGCCGTTTAAAATTACTGTATCTATGGGTTTATCGGCAGGGGGAGAAAGTTTTACCAAAGTGGGAAAACCAGCGCCACCCATTCCACAAATTCCGGCTTCACCGATTCTTTTTTTCATTTCCTCTATAGGCAAATCCATAAAATTGGGCTCATCAACCAGGTCTATCCATTTATCCAATCCGTCTCCGGTAATTTGAATCGCCATAGAATTTGAACCAGTGGCATTAGGAAAAAGGTCTATGGCTGTAACTTTTCCGGAAAGGGAAGAATGTTGATTTAGAGATACAAAACCTGTTGCTTCCGCAATTTTTTGGCCTGTTAAAACTTCATCTCCCACCGCTACAATCGGTTTTGAAGGTGCACCGATATGTTGTGACAGATGGATAGTAACTTTTTGGGGTATTGGAGCTTCCTTTATAGGCACAGAGGCACTATACTTTTTTTCATCCGGAGGATGGACTCCCCCCGGAAATGTCTTCAGTCGCATTAACACTCCCTTTGACTTGAAGTTCTCAAGTATTTAGATCAAATTTTGGGTGCATTTATATAGAGAGGCATATTTAAGGCAAGTAAATTTTTATGTGAGTGCATTATATCGTTAAATGAGCAGCCACTATTATGGAATAATTCCTGAATTTACGGGTATCCCATAGAGCGTTTGCCAGCGCCAACGCATAAAGCGTAATTTTGATTTCAAGCAACTTTTCTTGAATTCCACCTTTCCATTATCGTGAAGGACTCTCCTCATCCACCAGTCCCTCTCTCCTCCTAAACGAGGAGAA encodes:
- a CDS encoding RnfABCDGE type electron transport complex subunit B, with translation MNLLIVIPLAATGFSAILLPVAIMGSLGLIFGLVLAFASKVFPVTTDERIEKILEVLPGANCGACGQPGCAGYATAIVTDNKELNLCAPGGAAVVGKIAKIMGKEASAQERKIAYIHCSSGGKNNTKWKYDYQGIESCLSAVNIADGPNLCSWGCVGFNDCVAACKFDAISVDENGLRIIDRAKCTGCGACVTACPRKLITLILESKNVFITCSSKDKNPLPKQNCGADKPCIGCGLCAKKCPAQAITVENNIARIDYSKCTDCGTCATVCPTKAIIDLKIADRT
- a CDS encoding RnfABCDGE type electron transport complex subunit A: MGFLGQLFTMAISAILIQNFVLSRFLGLCPYLGVSKKMDSAFGMGMAVIFVMTLASAFCYLIYQYLLVPFQLEYLQTLAFILTIAALVQFVEMFIKKNSPALYKSLGVYLPLITTNCAVLGVAILNITPLADGSRYNFIWAVLNGFLSGVGFTFVLLAMAGIRERLEMVEMPKSMRGMPSGLILAGTMALAFYGFMGMKI
- a CDS encoding electron transport complex subunit E, with protein sequence MSFIKELTKGIIKENPTFVIVLGMCPTLATSTSVNNAIGMGLAATFVLICSNIFISLIKNITPDKIRIPVYVIVIAAFVSIVDMSMAAYLPALHKSLGLFIPLIVVNCIIMGRAEAFANKNNVINSIADGIGMGLGFTLSLSVVATIREILGNGTWLNMKVMPNSYDPMLITLLAPGAFITLGFLMALMNMLKEKQ
- a CDS encoding RnfABCDGE type electron transport complex subunit G; the protein is MKIYLQLGLILLGFCIVATALLAYVNTITKPQIDSIQLKEAEQTRKELIPDSNFEEINGEFSYFIAKDSKTNEVNGYVFTTEKNGYNGAVKTMVAVDNDFRIIAIKVIQQTETPGLGTNSTQPKFSEQFKGKTSEQLIVDKDGGVPPNCIKAITGATITTRAVTNSVKESLQLLKTLVQAKSETSNEIHAKEEVNK
- a CDS encoding RnfABCDGE type electron transport complex subunit D, coding for MNDKLIVSPAPHYHDKTTTKNVMWNVVLALTPALIFAIYYWGVKSLLLTLLGAVSAMATEALIQKLRKVPITISDGSAFLTGMLLAYNINAGAPWWIPILGSVFAIAVGKQVFGGLGNNPVNPALLGRAFLMASWPTIMTAGWAKPKSGILSGISDPNAITMNLQSLSPKAYDLVTGATPLKVAQTLRDSSFVHSLGANAAEGADLANRIFANLTDFSALKNLFWGNIGGCIGEVSAFALLLGAAYLLYKNIIEWRIPLYYLGTVFVLSFFLAPLQGAGFSPLLPFFHIFSGGLMLGAFFMATDYTTSPITKSGRIIFAIGCGILTVVIRLYGGYPEGVCYSILFMNVMTPLIDKLTMPKAFGKVKK
- the rsxC gene encoding electron transport complex subunit RsxC, with the translated sequence MRLKTFPGGVHPPDEKKYSASVPIKEAPIPQKVTIHLSQHIGAPSKPIVAVGDEVLTGQKIAEATGFVSLNQHSSLSGKVTAIDLFPNATGSNSMAIQITGDGLDKWIDLVDEPNFMDLPIEEMKKRIGEAGICGMGGAGFPTLVKLSPPADKPIDTVILNGVECEPYLTSDHRLMLEKGSEIISGLRLIMKILGAKQGIIGIEANKPDAIAKMQELTKNESALKVVPLKLRYPQGAEKQLIYAATQRKVPAGGLPMAVGIVVQNVATAFAIYEAIRFQKPLIQRVITVTGSPVVNPQNLLARIGTPFAELVDFCGGTKEEVGKVISGGPMMGFALPSLNGTVAKGSGGLVLLNTQEAKLNEEGNCLRCARCVDVCPMNLLPCMIVSAVKYNNLDLAVKSGLNDCIKCGACAYVCPAQIRLVQYIDTGKIRYAETKK